From the genome of Sinanaerobacter sp. ZZT-01:
TCGCGCCAAGACCTGCTTTAATGTGGTCAATTACGATCCCTTTTTCTATACTGTTTATCACTACCATTTTATATCCTCCTATTTATCTCAATTCTATAAAATCACACACTTATCTTTCTTTTAGATCTCGATACCGAGCAAGCTCATAATTAAAGCCATTCTCACATACATTCCATATTTCGCCTGCTTAAAGTAAAGTGCTCTTGGGTCCTCATCCACTTCTACTGCAATTTCATTGACTCTAGGCAGAGGATGCAGCACCATCATATCATTTTTTGCTAACTCCATTTTAGGTGCATCTAATATATAGCTGTCCTTTAATCGTATATAATCTTCCTCATTGAAAAATCTTTCCTTCTGTACCCTTGTCATGTACAGCATATCCAATTCAGAAAGAACATCTTGCATCTTTTCTACTTCTTTAAATGGGATATTGTTTTTGATTAAAATTTCTTTTCTTACATATTCAGGAATACGCAATTCTTCCGGTGCTATCAATACAAATTTTACTCCCTTATATCGAGAGAGTGCTTTGATAAGAGAATGCACGGTTCTTCCAAATTTTAAGTCCCCGCAGAGACCAACCGTTAAGTTTTCAAAGCTGCCTTTCTCTCTATGAATGGTCAATAAGTCTGTCAACGTTTGTGTTGGATGCATGTGACCGCCATCTCCTGCATTAATGACAGGCATTTCTGTACTCCATGCTGCAACCTTTGGAGCACCTTCTTTCGGATGACGCATTACGGCAATGTCACAGTAACAAGCTACCGTCCGAATGGTATCTGCGATACTTTCTCCCTTTGCAACAGAACTGGAATTTGGCTCTGAAAACCCGATCACTTGTCCACCTAAACGAAGCATGGCCGCCTCAAAGCTAAATCTGGTCCTTGTACTTGGTTCATAAAACAATGTTGCCAATAATTTCCCATCACATGCGTGAGCATATTTCTTTGGTTCTTCTATAATTCTATCAGCTAATTTAAAAATTTCACCCATTTCCTCTACTGTAAAA
Proteins encoded in this window:
- the pyrB gene encoding aspartate carbamoyltransferase → MLTGRSLLEPMDFTVEEMGEIFKLADRIIEEPKKYAHACDGKLLATLFYEPSTRTRFSFEAAMLRLGGQVIGFSEPNSSSVAKGESIADTIRTVACYCDIAVMRHPKEGAPKVAAWSTEMPVINAGDGGHMHPTQTLTDLLTIHREKGSFENLTVGLCGDLKFGRTVHSLIKALSRYKGVKFVLIAPEELRIPEYVRKEILIKNNIPFKEVEKMQDVLSELDMLYMTRVQKERFFNEEDYIRLKDSYILDAPKMELAKNDMMVLHPLPRVNEIAVEVDEDPRALYFKQAKYGMYVRMALIMSLLGIEI